A single genomic interval of Abditibacteriota bacterium harbors:
- a CDS encoding O-acetylhomoserine aminocarboxypropyltransferase/cysteine synthase, whose amino-acid sequence MLKLGTKCIQTGWQPKNSDPRVLPIYQSTTFKFDTVEYVGELFDLKHSDHFYTRLSNPTLECVENKISALEGGVGALLTSSGMSASYIAVMNILQAGDHMISTSCIYGGTYNLFSVTLPKMGVEVTFIDQDASDEEISAAFRPNTKLVFGETIANPALAVLDIERLAGIAHAHNCPLIVDNTFPTPILCRPFEWGADIVVHATTKYMDGHAVAIGGVVVDSGNFDWGCDKKFANITDKDPSYHGLSYTEAFGKAAYIVKSRAQLMRDLGMQAAPMNAFLLNLGLETLHLRMRQHSANALAAAEFFASHPGVEWVNYPGLTTDKYYPLAQKYLPDGQAGVISIGIKGGREGAVRFMEKVKMAALVVHVADARTSVLHPASETHRQLTDQQLIDCGISPEMVRVSVGIEDIEDIIADFSQALE is encoded by the coding sequence ATTTTGAAACTCGGAACCAAATGTATCCAGACGGGCTGGCAGCCCAAAAACAGCGACCCCAGGGTCCTGCCCATTTATCAAAGCACCACCTTCAAGTTTGACACGGTGGAATACGTGGGTGAGCTGTTTGATCTGAAGCACTCGGATCACTTCTATACCAGGCTGTCCAACCCCACTCTCGAGTGCGTGGAAAACAAGATCAGCGCCCTTGAAGGAGGCGTGGGAGCCCTGCTGACCTCCTCCGGAATGTCGGCTTCGTACATAGCAGTCATGAACATTCTGCAGGCCGGAGACCACATGATCTCCACCTCCTGCATCTACGGCGGCACCTACAATCTCTTTTCCGTCACTCTGCCCAAGATGGGCGTCGAGGTCACCTTTATAGACCAGGATGCATCGGATGAGGAGATATCGGCAGCCTTCAGGCCCAACACCAAGCTGGTCTTTGGCGAGACCATAGCCAACCCGGCTCTGGCAGTGCTGGATATCGAAAGACTGGCCGGGATAGCCCACGCCCACAATTGCCCTCTCATCGTGGACAACACCTTCCCCACCCCTATCCTGTGCCGCCCCTTCGAATGGGGAGCCGATATAGTGGTCCACGCCACCACCAAATACATGGACGGCCACGCAGTGGCTATAGGAGGCGTGGTAGTGGACAGCGGCAACTTTGACTGGGGCTGCGACAAAAAGTTTGCCAATATCACAGACAAGGACCCCTCCTATCACGGTCTCAGCTACACGGAAGCCTTTGGCAAGGCTGCTTACATAGTCAAATCCCGCGCCCAGCTCATGAGAGACCTGGGTATGCAGGCTGCGCCCATGAACGCCTTCCTGCTGAATCTGGGTCTGGAGACCCTGCACCTGCGCATGAGGCAGCACTCTGCCAACGCTCTGGCCGCAGCGGAATTCTTTGCCTCTCATCCCGGCGTGGAATGGGTCAATTATCCCGGCCTCACCACCGACAAATACTACCCGCTGGCCCAAAAATATCTGCCCGACGGGCAGGCCGGCGTCATCTCCATAGGCATCAAGGGCGGCAGAGAGGGAGCTGTCAGGTTTATGGAAAAGGTCAAGATGGCCGCTCTGGTGGTCCACGTTGCCGACGCCAGGACCAGTGTCCTGCATCCCGCCAGCGAGACCCACAGGCAGCTGACGGACCAACAGCTGATAGACTGCGGCATTTCCCCGGAAATGGTCAGAGTCAGCGTGGGAATAGAAGACATCGAAGATATCATAGCCGATTTCAGTCAGGCTCTCGAATAA
- a CDS encoding glycoside hydrolase family 32 protein, translating into MIERPIFHFTPQKNWMNDPNGLVYDRGVWHMFFQYDPISKSSGRRAWGHAVSRDLVRWQELDVALMPDKYEMYSGSGAMDIPNTLGLNTPGRTTMLLAVSEFYNGMCIYYSVDGGNTFAKLGDRTLIPSPDGPDRDPKLFYYDEGKYWVTMFYGEQHARSGVPGYVFFRSRDLLDWEYMSEVPSNYECPDMRLLPVEGSDEKKWTILAGNTDTLVGDFDGRSFAPCQPKDKSLRVYMNYAPQTWSDAPGGRVIQQNWLTGPVDPDTPWTQQMAFPTDLSLRKTPEGYKLLHSPVPEIKSLWQKTFDFGPGELKSGRTGLFDNIEGKALDIEYEYVHAPFSCIVLQTPNGSMEHLGFEPCVRLNNRWETCRLTKDGTMKVRVLIDTDSIEVFAGEGEVYMCFTAARGSAPLALFNHGKPAQLVRARVSLIG; encoded by the coding sequence ATGATCGAAAGACCCATATTCCATTTTACCCCCCAAAAGAACTGGATGAACGACCCCAACGGCCTCGTGTATGACCGGGGCGTATGGCACATGTTCTTTCAGTACGACCCCATCAGCAAATCCTCCGGCCGACGGGCCTGGGGACACGCGGTGAGCAGGGATCTGGTCCGCTGGCAGGAGCTGGACGTGGCTCTCATGCCGGACAAATACGAGATGTATTCCGGCAGCGGCGCCATGGACATCCCCAATACTCTCGGACTGAACACTCCCGGCCGGACCACCATGCTGCTGGCAGTATCCGAATTCTACAACGGGATGTGCATCTATTATTCCGTGGACGGCGGCAACACCTTTGCCAAGCTGGGCGACAGGACCCTCATACCCAGCCCGGACGGTCCCGACAGAGACCCCAAGCTGTTCTACTATGACGAAGGCAAATACTGGGTGACGATGTTTTACGGCGAGCAGCACGCCCGCAGCGGCGTCCCCGGCTACGTGTTTTTCAGGTCCCGGGACCTGCTGGACTGGGAGTATATGTCCGAGGTGCCCTCCAATTACGAATGTCCCGACATGCGTCTTCTGCCCGTAGAGGGCTCCGACGAAAAGAAATGGACCATACTGGCAGGCAACACCGACACTCTGGTGGGAGACTTTGACGGCAGGAGCTTTGCTCCCTGCCAGCCCAAGGACAAGTCCCTCAGGGTATATATGAATTACGCGCCCCAGACCTGGAGCGACGCCCCCGGAGGCAGGGTGATACAGCAAAACTGGCTCACGGGCCCCGTCGACCCAGACACCCCCTGGACTCAGCAGATGGCCTTTCCCACAGACCTGTCCCTGCGGAAGACCCCGGAGGGCTACAAGCTGCTGCACAGCCCCGTACCGGAGATAAAGTCTCTCTGGCAAAAGACCTTCGATTTCGGTCCCGGCGAGCTGAAGTCCGGCCGGACGGGCCTCTTTGACAACATAGAAGGCAAGGCCCTTGATATCGAGTACGAATACGTCCACGCTCCCTTTTCCTGTATAGTTCTGCAGACCCCCAACGGCTCCATGGAGCATCTGGGCTTTGAGCCCTGCGTCCGCCTCAACAACCGCTGGGAGACCTGCCGTCTGACCAAGGACGGGACCATGAAGGTCCGGGTCCTCATCGACACTGATTCCATAGAGGTGTTTGCCGGCGAAGGAGAGGTGTATATGTGCTTTACCGCGGCAAGAGGCTCCGCTCCCCTTGCCCTGTTCAATCATGGCAAACCGGCGCAGCTGGTAAGAGCCAGAGTCAGCCTGATAGGCTAA
- the trxB gene encoding thioredoxin-disulfide reductase, translated as MIYDVIIIGGGPAGLTAAIYTARARRSTLMICQGFPGGQIMQADVIENYPGFPEGISGMELGSAFYAQAERFGLETVYSTVTGITVSGRIRTVTTDSGEEYHSRTVILATGASPRRLMVPGETELGGKGVSYCATCDGALYKGKKVAVIGGGDTAAGESVFLTRFASEVHLFHRRDKLRAAGILQERLFASSVTVHWNQKPLEILGDEQVTGVRFRDTVTGEDSIFECDGVFVLAGTAPNSDAFRATVACDEAGYVIAGPSCETSVPGIFSAGDVNHDAFRQVATAVGDGARAAHEADMYLENIE; from the coding sequence ATGATATACGACGTGATCATCATAGGCGGAGGCCCCGCAGGTCTCACCGCCGCCATCTATACGGCCAGAGCCAGACGCTCCACCCTCATGATCTGCCAGGGCTTTCCCGGCGGACAGATCATGCAGGCCGACGTCATAGAAAACTATCCCGGCTTTCCCGAGGGCATTTCCGGTATGGAGCTGGGCTCCGCCTTTTACGCTCAGGCAGAAAGATTTGGTCTGGAGACAGTATATTCCACTGTCACAGGGATCACAGTGAGCGGCCGCATAAGGACAGTGACCACCGACTCGGGAGAAGAGTATCACTCCAGAACAGTTATCCTTGCCACCGGTGCCTCTCCCCGCAGGCTGATGGTCCCGGGCGAAACGGAGCTGGGAGGCAAGGGCGTCTCCTACTGCGCCACCTGCGACGGCGCTCTCTACAAGGGCAAAAAGGTGGCTGTCATAGGCGGCGGCGATACGGCTGCCGGAGAAAGCGTGTTCCTCACCCGTTTTGCCTCCGAAGTGCATCTCTTTCACAGGCGGGACAAGCTGAGAGCGGCCGGCATACTGCAGGAAAGGCTCTTTGCCTCCTCCGTCACGGTCCACTGGAACCAAAAGCCCCTGGAGATACTGGGAGACGAACAGGTCACAGGAGTCAGATTCAGAGATACCGTGACCGGTGAGGACAGCATCTTTGAGTGCGACGGCGTGTTCGTTCTGGCAGGCACCGCGCCCAACTCGGACGCCTTCAGGGCCACAGTCGCCTGCGACGAAGCGGGATACGTCATAGCCGGCCCGTCCTGCGAGACCTCTGTCCCCGGCATCTTTTCCGCAGGAGACGTGAATCACGACGCCTTCAGACAGGTGGCCACCGCAGTCGGCGACGGAGCCAGAGCCGCCCATGAGGCGGATATGTATCTGGAAAATATCGAATAG
- a CDS encoding RNA polymerase sigma factor, translating to MESKTDLELLGSFAAGDDAAFEELFRRYRQKAFNVAYRALGSREAAEDVVIETFVRLYGGDLRIRQDFSSYFYRMVVNNSLSYMRRQRSHAPLTDDISPDRQHSSDPMHMALKNEAEEEARRALDALPDSQKMAFILIKYEGLSYREASSIMKVSEKAVDSLMSRARAGLKKYFDKKEDKP from the coding sequence ATGGAAAGCAAAACAGACTTGGAGCTGCTCGGATCTTTCGCCGCCGGCGACGATGCAGCCTTTGAAGAGCTGTTCAGACGTTACAGGCAAAAAGCCTTCAACGTGGCTTACCGCGCGCTGGGCTCCCGGGAAGCAGCCGAAGACGTGGTCATCGAGACCTTCGTCAGACTGTACGGCGGAGACTTGAGGATCAGACAAGATTTTTCTTCCTATTTTTACAGGATGGTGGTGAACAACTCCCTGAGCTACATGCGCAGACAACGGAGTCACGCGCCTCTGACAGACGACATATCGCCGGACCGGCAGCACAGCTCGGACCCCATGCATATGGCTCTGAAAAACGAAGCGGAAGAAGAAGCCCGCCGGGCCCTGGATGCTCTGCCCGACTCACAAAAAATGGCTTTTATTTTGATAAAATACGAAGGTTTGAGCTACAGGGAAGCGTCTTCTATTATGAAGGTCTCGGAAAAGGCTGTTGACTCACTCATGTCAAGAGCCAGGGCAGGTCTGAAAAAATATTTTGACAAAAAGGAGGACAAGCCATGA
- a CDS encoding zf-HC2 domain-containing protein: MKCRYSRLLGRYADRELKQAEYDAMTRHIESCDECRELLSDILRADSLAAALTTEPCSVSFADLQPRLRRTPSFPVPRWGIVAASLVMLSLGIVFGAELSDVNSGDTDTSYVLLASDRTANSGFVYNFSEE, from the coding sequence ATGAAATGCAGGTATTCAAGGCTCCTGGGACGCTATGCGGACAGAGAGCTGAAGCAGGCAGAGTACGACGCCATGACCCGGCATATAGAGAGCTGCGACGAATGCAGAGAGCTGCTCTCCGACATACTGCGCGCAGACAGTCTGGCAGCGGCGCTGACCACAGAGCCCTGCAGCGTGTCCTTCGCCGACCTGCAGCCGAGACTGAGACGGACGCCGTCCTTTCCCGTGCCCCGCTGGGGCATAGTAGCGGCGTCTTTGGTGATGCTGTCTCTGGGGATCGTGTTCGGCGCGGAGCTGTCAGACGTGAACTCGGGCGACACCGACACCAGCTACGTGTTGCTGGCCTCCGACAGGACGGCAAACAGCGGCTTTGTGTACAACTTCAGCGAGGAATAA
- a CDS encoding Spy/CpxP family protein refolding chaperone codes for MKKLVLLLVLTLCACVVFGATTTKKSAPAPKKSAPAATAKKAPGPRGMGMPGLSDPNIQKQLNLTADQKKKLAAIDKKYQPKLDAAAKNMPRPKMNGNKPDMSKKPTQAEMDKMRKSFEAMGKLRKEYVTECEKVLTKAQKTKYDQIKQKRFEEMAKKFGMPTGRVMGGPGGPGAPKQTQPVKPKTSKK; via the coding sequence ATGAAAAAACTTGTTTTGCTGTTGGTGCTGACTCTGTGCGCCTGCGTGGTGTTCGGAGCGACCACCACAAAAAAGAGCGCTCCTGCCCCCAAGAAGAGCGCCCCGGCAGCCACTGCGAAGAAGGCTCCCGGACCCCGGGGTATGGGTATGCCGGGGCTCAGCGACCCCAATATCCAGAAGCAGCTGAATCTCACCGCTGACCAGAAGAAGAAGCTTGCTGCCATTGACAAGAAATACCAGCCCAAGCTGGATGCCGCAGCCAAGAACATGCCCAGACCCAAGATGAACGGCAACAAGCCGGATATGTCCAAAAAGCCCACCCAGGCCGAGATGGACAAGATGCGCAAGAGCTTCGAGGCCATGGGCAAGCTGCGCAAGGAATACGTGACCGAATGCGAAAAGGTGCTGACCAAGGCTCAGAAGACCAAGTACGACCAGATCAAGCAAAAGCGCTTTGAGGAGATGGCTAAGAAGTTCGGCATGCCCACCGGCCGCGTTATGGGCGGACCCGGTGGACCCGGCGCCCCCAAACAGACCCAGCCCGTCAAGCCCAAGACGAGCAAGAAATAG
- a CDS encoding Spy/CpxP family protein refolding chaperone codes for MKKLFIFALCLMVMAAAAFAQEGGMRGPGGGRQGGMRGPGGPGMGPGGPGMMGGMMAGGMMNPMMMMGNQGFDFDKSYLKLKEEEVKKVDALIAKYNKAQQEAFEAMRKQMEEARANGTGQPGAPRGNGYNPQAQREAFEKELKALLTKEQGARYDNLLLKNRFFMQIGVYNPMSKTRLEDKLNLTEEQDTKIDALLTKFQKPTAEIEKEGRSLMESMRNTQDREGMMAKMQQLNEKSAKNLTEFETEYKTLLTSEQINAFNQYAKSLQEEIRKMMEERRPAGGDRRPGGGERRPGGGQRQNADNAA; via the coding sequence ATGAAAAAACTGTTTATCTTTGCGCTGTGCCTTATGGTCATGGCTGCAGCAGCCTTTGCTCAGGAAGGCGGTATGAGAGGCCCCGGCGGAGGACGCCAGGGCGGTATGAGAGGCCCGGGTGGTCCCGGCATGGGTCCCGGCGGCCCCGGTATGATGGGCGGCATGATGGCCGGAGGCATGATGAACCCCATGATGATGATGGGCAATCAGGGCTTTGACTTCGACAAGTCCTATCTGAAGCTCAAGGAAGAAGAAGTCAAAAAGGTGGACGCCCTCATAGCCAAATACAACAAAGCCCAGCAGGAAGCCTTTGAAGCCATGAGAAAACAAATGGAAGAAGCCCGCGCAAACGGCACGGGTCAGCCCGGCGCTCCCCGCGGGAACGGCTATAATCCCCAAGCCCAGAGAGAAGCTTTTGAGAAAGAGCTGAAGGCTCTCCTCACCAAGGAGCAGGGAGCCAGATACGACAATCTCTTGCTCAAAAACAGATTCTTTATGCAAATCGGCGTTTACAATCCTATGTCCAAGACCAGACTCGAAGACAAGCTGAATCTCACCGAAGAGCAGGACACCAAGATCGACGCCCTTCTCACTAAGTTCCAAAAGCCCACAGCCGAGATCGAAAAAGAAGGCCGCTCTCTCATGGAGAGTATGCGAAATACACAGGACAGAGAAGGCATGATGGCGAAGATGCAGCAGCTGAACGAGAAGTCCGCCAAAAATCTCACGGAGTTTGAAACGGAATACAAGACCCTTTTGACCTCCGAGCAGATCAACGCCTTCAATCAGTATGCCAAGTCTCTGCAGGAAGAGATCAGAAAGATGATGGAAGAGCGCCGGCCCGCCGGCGGTGACAGACGCCCCGGAGGCGGCGAGCGCCGACCGGGAGGCGGACAGCGCCAGAATGCGGACAACGCCGCATAA
- a CDS encoding ankyrin repeat domain-containing protein gives MKRLIVLVILVFAACIAFAQAPADTAPPEAPADTPSETPAAPEEPLKPEDMKVILFNAVMDGDLTHVQQLMNKKAPVNITDSSGFSPLHYSVCFKDLAITKLLINNKANLDARDIEGYTPIYYAAENGSAEIFNLLLKRGASTAPTEKTSLLHMAAYGGNTDIIRALLDKQLSPTARDSQELLPIDYAAARNNDDAVLLLADHMPEEAISLNTLLPLLVGENKKVLHGLFAKVADKDRFNSELDSPARIVAHYSTADMLSFLEEEGVSVTWVSPSGNSALFEAALAGNMEVLKLLIDKGMDVNCVLTDTGFTPIMTACCAGNSDIVKYLAEKGARLDMPSAKGTYLIHEAAFRGNLELVIFFTDRQQDVNMPDSRGVTPLFHALDANQPGVVSWLLEHGADPRHKTMNGDTALHYAALADNEALFKQIIPLTAGYANLQDKDGVTPLMYAAMTGNMPVVRALLALGAKPDARDAEGNTLLHFAVLSNKPESVRLLLEKGVNPDTPNSRGELPLDIAEKNKYGDVIAVLKPAPPEQEAAPDTPEGDSPAAEAPLPAEAPAAPGQTAEPAAPSETAPPKS, from the coding sequence ATGAAACGCCTTATTGTCCTCGTCATCCTTGTATTTGCGGCCTGCATCGCTTTTGCCCAGGCCCCGGCCGACACAGCTCCTCCCGAAGCTCCCGCCGACACTCCCTCCGAAACCCCCGCAGCTCCCGAAGAGCCCCTCAAGCCGGAGGATATGAAGGTCATTCTCTTCAACGCAGTCATGGACGGCGATCTGACCCACGTACAGCAGCTGATGAACAAAAAGGCGCCGGTGAATATCACCGACTCCAGCGGCTTCAGCCCCCTCCATTATTCTGTGTGCTTCAAAGACCTGGCCATCACCAAGCTGCTCATCAACAACAAGGCCAATCTGGACGCAAGGGATATAGAGGGCTATACTCCCATATATTACGCCGCCGAGAACGGCAGCGCAGAGATATTCAATCTGCTCCTCAAGAGAGGAGCGAGCACTGCCCCCACCGAAAAGACCAGCCTCCTGCATATGGCTGCCTACGGAGGCAACACGGATATCATCCGGGCCCTGCTGGACAAGCAGCTGAGCCCCACTGCCCGGGACAGCCAGGAGCTGCTGCCCATAGATTATGCGGCAGCCAGAAACAATGACGACGCTGTGCTGCTGCTGGCAGACCACATGCCCGAGGAAGCCATCAGCCTCAACACCCTTCTGCCGCTGCTGGTCGGCGAAAACAAAAAGGTGCTCCACGGCCTCTTTGCCAAAGTCGCAGACAAGGACCGCTTCAATTCGGAGCTGGATAGTCCCGCCAGGATAGTAGCCCACTACTCCACCGCCGACATGCTCTCCTTTCTGGAAGAAGAAGGCGTCAGCGTGACCTGGGTGTCTCCCTCCGGCAACAGCGCCCTGTTTGAAGCCGCTCTGGCCGGCAATATGGAGGTATTGAAGCTCCTCATCGATAAGGGCATGGACGTCAACTGCGTCCTCACGGACACAGGCTTTACCCCTATCATGACAGCCTGCTGCGCCGGCAACTCGGATATAGTCAAATATCTTGCCGAAAAGGGAGCCCGTCTGGACATGCCCTCCGCCAAAGGCACCTATCTGATACATGAGGCAGCCTTCAGAGGCAACCTGGAGCTGGTCATATTTTTCACAGACCGGCAGCAGGACGTGAATATGCCCGACTCCCGGGGTGTCACTCCCCTTTTTCACGCTCTGGACGCCAATCAGCCCGGCGTAGTGAGCTGGCTGCTGGAGCACGGGGCTGACCCCCGGCACAAGACCATGAACGGAGATACGGCGCTGCACTATGCCGCTCTGGCGGACAACGAGGCTCTGTTCAAGCAGATCATCCCTCTCACGGCCGGCTACGCCAACTTGCAGGACAAGGATGGAGTCACGCCGCTGATGTATGCCGCCATGACGGGCAACATGCCCGTGGTAAGGGCTCTCCTGGCTTTGGGCGCAAAGCCGGACGCCAGGGACGCCGAGGGCAACACGCTGCTGCACTTCGCGGTCCTGTCCAACAAGCCCGAGTCTGTCCGTCTGCTTTTGGAAAAGGGCGTCAACCCGGATACCCCCAACAGTCGTGGCGAGCTCCCTCTGGATATTGCGGAGAAGAACAAGTACGGCGACGTCATCGCCGTGCTGAAGCCTGCGCCGCCCGAGCAGGAGGCTGCTCCCGACACCCCAGAGGGTGACAGCCCTGCTGCCGAGGCTCCTCTTCCGGCCGAAGCCCCCGCCGCGCCCGGGCAGACGGCAGAACCAGCAGCCCCTTCCGAGACAGCTCCACCGAAGTCCTGA
- a CDS encoding DUF1858 domain-containing protein — translation MNYVDSDSLICTVLQDYPETEAVFAKHGMHCRDCMGATEGTIKDGALMHSVCLAEFLAELNKTIKDNINNGDS, via the coding sequence ATGAACTACGTTGACAGCGATTCACTGATCTGCACCGTGCTGCAGGACTACCCCGAGACCGAGGCTGTGTTTGCAAAGCACGGCATGCACTGCCGCGACTGCATGGGCGCCACCGAAGGCACCATCAAGGACGGCGCTCTGATGCACAGCGTGTGCCTTGCAGAATTTCTGGCAGAGCTCAATAAAACCATAAAGGACAATATCAACAATGGCGATTCTTGA
- the def gene encoding peptide deformylase, whose amino-acid sequence MAILDIVKYGDDRLRQKCEPVTEFDDSLKQLISDMADTLHAARGIGLAAPQVGVLKRLFIYDLGEDSDGCHALINPRIIKKTGADTYYEGCLSVPGLQGEVERACKVVITGINEDGQPVRIKAHDLLARCFQHETDHLDGVVFMDIAIPDTIEPVDLEDKDK is encoded by the coding sequence ATGGCGATTCTTGACATAGTCAAATACGGCGACGACAGGCTGAGACAAAAATGCGAGCCCGTCACCGAGTTTGACGATAGCCTGAAGCAGCTCATCTCCGACATGGCCGACACCCTTCACGCAGCCAGGGGCATTGGTCTGGCCGCCCCTCAGGTGGGGGTCCTGAAGAGACTGTTCATATACGATCTGGGCGAAGATTCCGACGGCTGTCACGCCCTTATCAATCCCAGGATCATCAAAAAGACCGGCGCCGACACCTATTACGAAGGCTGCCTGTCGGTTCCGGGTCTTCAGGGCGAGGTGGAAAGAGCCTGCAAGGTAGTCATCACGGGCATCAACGAAGACGGTCAGCCCGTGAGGATCAAGGCCCACGACCTGCTGGCCCGCTGTTTTCAGCATGAGACCGACCATCTGGACGGAGTAGTCTTTATGGACATAGCCATCCCCGACACCATAGAGCCGGTGGACCTGGAAGACAAGGACAAATGA
- the fmt gene encoding methionyl-tRNA formyltransferase — protein MNVVFAGTSDFALTILRGLADAGHRILCVICQPDKPKGRKKLLTVCPVKEYALERSLPLLQPERISDPDSVKEIFLFAADVFVVAAYGQKIPSSLLHFAPLGAVNVHGSLLPQLRGAAPIQRAIMNGLKTTGVTTMLMNEGMDTGDMLLRAETPIYDHDTYGSLSGRLSDMGSALLLETLAGLADGSILPERQDDSLSTKAPSIKKEDTLADFSRSAREVYDLIRGLSPSPCARGILAGTEVRLLEARIPEEDLSFDTPGEIVSAGKEGIRVACGRGSVLITRLQPAGGKVMDAGAFANRFH, from the coding sequence ATGAACGTAGTCTTCGCAGGCACCTCCGACTTTGCTCTGACCATCCTCAGAGGACTTGCGGATGCAGGTCACAGGATACTGTGCGTCATATGCCAGCCGGACAAGCCAAAGGGCCGCAAAAAGCTGCTGACCGTATGCCCTGTCAAGGAGTATGCTCTGGAGCGCAGTCTCCCGCTGCTGCAGCCCGAAAGGATATCCGACCCGGACAGCGTGAAGGAGATATTTCTTTTTGCGGCAGACGTCTTTGTGGTAGCCGCATACGGTCAGAAGATACCTTCTTCCCTTTTGCATTTTGCTCCTCTCGGAGCGGTCAACGTCCACGGCTCGCTGCTGCCGCAGCTGAGAGGCGCAGCGCCCATACAGAGAGCCATTATGAACGGACTGAAGACCACCGGGGTCACCACCATGCTCATGAATGAAGGCATGGACACGGGAGACATGCTCCTCAGGGCAGAGACTCCCATATATGACCATGACACCTACGGCAGCCTGTCCGGGAGACTCTCGGATATGGGCTCGGCGCTGCTCCTGGAGACCCTCGCGGGGCTTGCAGACGGCAGCATCCTGCCCGAGAGACAGGACGACAGCCTCTCTACCAAGGCGCCCTCCATCAAAAAAGAAGACACTCTGGCAGACTTCTCCCGGTCCGCCCGGGAGGTGTATGATCTCATCAGAGGTCTCAGTCCTTCCCCCTGCGCCAGAGGGATACTGGCGGGGACGGAGGTCAGGCTATTGGAAGCCCGTATCCCGGAAGAGGATCTGTCATTTGATACTCCGGGAGAGATAGTTTCCGCAGGCAAGGAAGGCATCAGGGTGGCCTGCGGCCGGGGCTCCGTCCTCATTACCAGACTGCAGCCCGCCGGGGGCAAGGTCATGGACGCCGGCGCCTTCGCCAACAGATTTCACTAA
- a CDS encoding alkaline phosphatase, whose product MFKKILLTLAVLAMTAACFAEKNVILIVSDGTGINAISMYEQFVGHDSIMRSFPTRMFCTTYSHGLDFDSSKAWKDADAQIPDMEDYLRACTDSAASATAINSGRKTYNGHVNLFSGLVNYDTVALAAKRAGYRVADVTTVSWADATPAGVSSHSIARGSWNPISHELLSNRINDVLGGGGNPWYHTDGTKKEDPSYNVISKEDWDDVSNGITRYKLLENREDIQALANDRKAKGFYVFSPKCSGDMPIAEHVPTTAEMAIATLNVLKNNSGKDGKGFFFMLEEGRPDHANHANNGENNVAFINALDDAVRAIVAWVNKNSNWKDTMLIVTADHETGGIRNSDKTYFITSNGAGNMPNYEYTTGGHTNTPVPFFVKGGTPGLYNQFVRGVDPVLGKYIDNTDISKGIEEFMHLRMLK is encoded by the coding sequence ATGTTTAAAAAAATCCTTCTGACCCTTGCGGTCTTAGCCATGACAGCGGCATGTTTTGCCGAAAAGAATGTCATCCTCATAGTCAGCGACGGCACCGGCATCAACGCTATCAGCATGTATGAGCAATTCGTGGGACACGACTCCATCATGCGGTCCTTCCCCACCCGGATGTTCTGCACTACTTATTCCCACGGTCTGGACTTTGACTCCTCCAAAGCCTGGAAGGATGCGGACGCTCAGATACCCGACATGGAAGACTACCTCAGAGCCTGCACCGACTCTGCTGCCTCTGCCACTGCCATCAACAGCGGCAGAAAGACCTACAACGGCCACGTCAATCTTTTCAGCGGCCTTGTCAACTATGACACCGTGGCGCTGGCAGCCAAGAGAGCCGGCTACAGGGTAGCCGACGTGACCACCGTCAGCTGGGCGGACGCCACTCCCGCAGGCGTCAGCTCCCACAGTATAGCCAGAGGCAGTTGGAACCCCATTTCCCACGAGCTGCTCTCCAACAGGATCAACGACGTGCTGGGCGGCGGAGGCAACCCCTGGTATCACACAGACGGCACCAAAAAGGAAGACCCTTCCTACAACGTGATATCCAAGGAAGACTGGGACGATGTGTCCAACGGCATCACCCGCTACAAGCTCCTGGAAAACAGGGAAGACATCCAGGCTCTGGCCAATGACAGGAAGGCCAAGGGCTTCTACGTGTTTTCTCCCAAGTGCTCCGGCGATATGCCCATTGCAGAGCACGTGCCCACCACTGCCGAGATGGCCATAGCCACCCTGAACGTCCTGAAGAACAACAGCGGCAAGGACGGCAAGGGCTTCTTCTTCATGCTGGAAGAGGGACGTCCCGACCATGCCAACCACGCCAACAACGGCGAGAACAACGTGGCTTTCATCAACGCCCTTGACGACGCTGTCCGCGCCATAGTCGCCTGGGTAAACAAGAACTCCAACTGGAAGGACACCATGCTCATCGTCACCGCAGACCATGAGACAGGCGGCATCAGGAACAGCGACAAGACCTATTTCATCACCTCCAACGGAGCCGGCAATATGCCCAACTATGAATACACCACCGGCGGACACACCAACACCCCCGTCCCCTTCTTCGTAAAGGGCGGCACCCCCGGACTCTACAATCAGTTCGTCCGCGGCGTTGACCCCGTGCTGGGCAAGTATATAGACAATACCGACATCTCCAAGGGCATCGAGGAATTCATGCACCTGAGGATGCTGAAGTAA